ttcacacaatggagatgcacagcatccaggcaggcctagtagtgacacccttctattagatcaggcgggcctgcccagcgctatccaaatgcaccccatgtgcacagacaccacagtttacaagcagaaaatgggcccaactgcaccccgaaaaaaaatgcaaaaaacacataaaaaaaaatattatgtgaggtattggtttatattctggccaaaatacgcaagctcataacccacgtcaagggtcctcacgcttatgagtcctatctctaaacagcaaaagtacaaaaagaggattcagagatcctccaaaaatttgaaaaaacagcaaaacacggcagaggttcttacctgccttggcctccaaacaaatgcactaacaggatgcagtggacccatgtggtaaaatagaaacacaggtgcagcataaccgatggcacagccactcaccagctaccaaactaatggagggggtggctgcttggcacatagctgcacataaaaacttgtatgcgccacatacaagtttttatgtgcagctatgtgccgagcagccaccccctccattagtttggtagctggtgagtggctgtgtcattggttatgctgcacctgtgtttctattttaccacatgggtccactgcatcctgttagtgcatttgtttggaggccaaggcaggtaagaacctctgccgtgttttgctgttttttcaaatttttggaggatctctgaatcctctttatgtacttttgctgtttagagataggatgtTGAAGTTTCCAACACAGCACCATTGCTAGTTCACCATTGCCAGTTCACAGagaggaacctgttgtgaattcagcttttgggctccctccggtggttgtagagggtaatgcagttgtgcctggattgcaggagtggacatgtgtatctactaattgcaggacggactggggtatatagctttgcaggatcctttaatcagtgccagttgtccattgttcttgaaggattcacttccctgctggtctctccagtttgctgtgtttttctacaaagataagtcctggctttgttttttctgtccacctgcagtggaccttatagttctgtgcattttcatgtttttgtcttgtccagcttggtctgtgaaggattttttgcagcctagctatttctctgtttctttctgttttcatttctctggagatgcagatataccccccatgtctttagtcagatgtggtggtccgtattttctgcggtggatattttctagtgtttttgtactgaccgcatagtactctgttctattctttctttttagctagtatggcctcctatgctaaaatctgatttcatatctgcgtatgttatttccctcgcctctcacagtcaatatttgtggggggctatctatcctttggggattttctctgaggcaagataggtttcctgtttctgtctttaggggtagttagatcttaggctgtgccgaggggtctagggagagttaggtaccccccatggctgcttttagttgcgctgctaggttcagggtttgcggtcagtacagggactaccttctccagagtacgtctcatgctgctccaaggccaccagatcataacagtacaactggcccacaatgagttaattgcatctcagaagaagggtggaaagattttgagccattttttttccttagcctgtttggtctgttcctccctctttacctctgggtggctacggagtcttgtattaacatgaatattcaggaattagtttctcgggtggatcagcttgctgctagggtacagggtatttcagattatattgttcaaactcctaccttagaacctaagattcccaatcctgatttattctttggtgacagatccaaatttttgagtttcaaaaataactgtaaactgttttttgcattaagaccccggtcttctggtgatcctattcagcaggttaaaatcatcatatctctgctgcgtggtgacccacaggattgggcattttccctggaaactggcaatcctgctttgcttgatgttgattcgttctttcaggcattggggttgttgtatgatgagcctaattctgtggatcaggctgagaaaattttgttagccctgtgtcaaggtcaagaagcggcagaatcgtattgccagaaatttagaaaatggtctgtactgactaaatggaatgaggatgccttggcggcaattttcagaaagggtctttctgaattcgttaaagacgttatggtggggttccccacgcctgctggtctgagtgattctatgtctctggccattcagatttatcggcgcttgcgtgagcacagaattgtgcacactgtggcgttgccctctgagaggggggccctgagcctatgcagtgtgacaggattttgtctagagctgaacgtcaaacattccggcgtcagaataggttgtgtttttactgcggcgattctgctcatgttatttctgattgccctaaaggtaccgtcacactagacgattttacaacgagaacgacaacgatccgaccaaaataagatcgctggaacgtcgctgtttaggtcgctgcagagatgccaaacacaccaacctacgaacgatgctggagcgatacagtgacgtaacagcgactcacagatCGTCCTCGCTAGTCGTTTGCTCAGTGTCACACAGCAAGAGTGTAACGATCTAACGATGCAGACGTAGCCAGATAGgtgtgttttatgcacagggagacacccaggatgtgacgttacggcgtcccggaatataaaccgcaactctacagcgattgattcatattgttggagcgctgtgtcttcacggtcttctgcctttccagcgtcctgttcggaacgatccttcgccagctacgatcctcttctcccgtggacgttctgtctagaacgtattctactgcaggcgtcttcatcgtttcttttcttgctcatcaacggtatgaaatgtctttcagttgtttgtttcttttgtgtatagttatggctattcaataatgtttatctatgtatatggtgtaatgatggataaaacacctccggcagccatcttgtgcatctggcaagcagacgcacaagatggaggcattactatgcggtttgcaaactcagttgcgctgtctgccaattttgcacacaccatatggaaaggtaaactagctgtctgccaattttgcacacactatatggaaaggttaactaattctcttgtgtctgccttggctggccctggcgtgctccgctagtaaataaaacagcacacaacttaaaggaacgaaattttttttttttttagaaactgaactgatttttttttttttcaacaaaacactAACATCTgtcaagaaaaacagaaaaaaaaccattttTAACGCCCGCGCGCCaaaaggtgtcgcagcgtgcgTCCATGTTGCTGCACTTGATGCTGCAGCAGCACTACTGTGCGCTCCAAGAGCGCTACTGTCCGCTCCAGTCCCTCTTgtttggccagcagctctctcacagtgtccggttctgtagatagaagatagaataaaagtcatttttttttgtcctgtcccagaggtctttttttttttttggttgcattttattagtcgctgtcaaatgtgacatcccaccgataacccctcccactgtctgtatacttacggagaagggacgcctgttgtccatcactggagctgctgaccacccatcccctgtCTCGGGCCAGAGTTCCCGGAGCTAAAAGGAATCAAAATCATATCTGTTTAACAATTGAACTCGCTGTGGGGAACCGCTCGCAGTTTATCGTCACTTACGAATGCTCGCCTCTGGGGAGAATGATGCCgagccgggggaggaagatgggtagcGGAAGGGCGGAGTAGTGGCCTGTGGTGGGgttactgcatctgtaatgtatacaatatttcagctcacctcttatgtcccatatgccgttataattttgaaatgaatgatggataacttacgtgacggtccagcttgtgggctgctgctgctgctgctggaagatgtgggggaggatagtatcctctgtagccggcggcgtctctctacacaaaaataaaagaaacaccatgtttagacaacaaaagtacagagctgtagacatcacaattAAACTAGACAatattgacagcaaaagttaggagcctgaaatgaatgatggataacttacgtgacggtccagcttgcgtcctccacaactttttgcgccgccgtgatgccactgcatacagccctccacagtatgtagactctgttgaccctgcaaacggggatataacccagggagaatggcgtctagatgagcacagggtttctggcctggaaagtctgggatccggaaggaacaatgatgacgcgacaaattgcagggaaaaatactgtgactttttcaatggtccaggggctgtctcatggcagcaccaacaattgtagcgcaactgtaggcatatcttttaccatttattatggattacatttgtttttgttcatccgctctcgtgtaccattctttttagaacccaaccaatttctttgtcaagtaacaatgtcaacataacgatatattgatttatgtacattgtcttgttctttttattccattccaattaaaatattgaactatgaaaatactctacttctgtatcaaacatatgaaCCATGGGAATCAACAACCTCTTCTGCCCTAGCGCtttcatgatgtgtgtgtgtgtgtgtatgtatatatatatatatatatatatacatacatatatacaaaataggaaaaagaaggcagcactcataaagtttcatgtgaaaaaaatatggagatttaatcgacccacatcactgcgcgacgtttcagcTCACTGAACCTTTTTCAAGGCTCGAAAAAGGCTCagggagccgaaacgtcgcgcagtgatgtgggtcgattaaatctccatatttttttcacatgaaactttgggagtgctgccttctttttcctattttgtatATATGTTGGATAAATGCTTGGACCattctatccagggggctaggcacccgctattggtgagcattgtgctgttctatatatatatatatatatatatatatatatatatatatatatatataatctatcccgATTATAATGCATTTGGTATTGTACAGTATGCATGTCCACTTTgcatattgcccacccacatagtattttgcccatccagagagccacgtagtatggagacaaatttgaaaaatatatatattttatttgttttcacatgacattttcactgttgatgatccataggggattacggagtaggggagggataaattggccgagtttattaacatataaatatatttgtatactcaccttccgaagtcccgttgaagcagtgctatactcaccctacgccacctttcccagggaccgtaagctgccgctttcaatggagtggtcctgggagtggcaaaggcgacggagggtgagtatagcaggtgtgatagccttttttttaatttttatcttaaattaagttttttttaaactattgatgatgcataggcacaAGGATTAATTACCGGGCGTCAGGCcaatgactgcagggcagtaggcaGAGTGGATTATGGACGTTATAAAACTGAAGTCTCTAGTGTTTTCAAGACAAGATCCCTACAAATTTTGATAGTAGGTGCCCATCTCGCTGTACCGGTCCGTGGACGTAGGAGGTCcttgtgaaaagtctgcaaaagaaggaggtgcaggtggtgtccagaactgagaatgatgtgggcctggtctgcggacaggagtgctgtgcatgggctcctgtggtggtcccaaataaaactggctactgggctgacgctcggtgatgttcaacatagatgtgtcgctcagttttccagcggctgccgcgttcagaacgtcaaacatcaatcgctccgcgtgagatcgttgggtaacgtccaatttttttaaccgttcctcaaccaaggttgggaatgcggagagctgggttgccgcatgcttggacaagatgttgttagccattgccaggagatccacaggtgtccccgctgtcgactttcttttgcgagatggccgctgtggacgtgtctgatcctcgagacacgggcttctggaggactgatgggactggacatcgttcccttctggtctttcccgctgttgaagaggcacctgcgattcaagcaaaaagaaaaaaaaattaaaagtcaataacatacaaacaactcagcctagagccccacctctccaacacctctattcctgttcatgggaagctatgaggaactaggtagcaaaccacaggggttacagagctttcagagctgggctgaactacattgggcagcaatactgtacgtacaaatgtgcggaagacacaatatgttaatgtatttatctttatgttatagactttggaaattattaaaaatgcatttaaaggaggggggagtactgtttggacatacttctcagaacaggaagtgacaactgttattaacagggggattaaacatgaaaaatgtgaatcattattattggaaaccatgcagtctcataaacctacaagacacacggcatgctactagaagggaagctagggggtacttacatgctcgtccGGAGACTCGGGCAGGTTCTCTTCAGGCGATGGTGCACATATGCTTGTGACAGTCTGGCACGGACGAGGAATTTCCTGGTCCcgagtgaacgccagcaggtcatagtaccacaacttgggcacatagacgtcgtcagttccggccccagacttcagcgacttttccaccttgttcaactcttttttgtagactgtgcggagagcctggatttttttacgcacaatgtgttcatccaccgtctcagtgggatgatgctccttgtagatggccaccaggttctcatacgcatctttctttttgtagcggttgctgtaatccgccgactttatcttccacaagcagggcagggagcggtacatctctatgagtgcccgaacacagtcttgttcattggcagacatctaaaaaaaaaataaaaaaatgaagcaacatCAAGCAAGAAAGTTGTGGCCCCTGTGCCTTTCCTAATGTGAGCAGCCTTCTCTTGTATGGGATGGGCCGTGCGCTCTTTCCTTTTGGTAGCCACCATTTTAGGGATGGAATGGTTCGTatgctttttttatattattaataccaattttggggcttgaaaatggcagattaaaaaaaaaaaaaaattaccatgaaAGATTTAATAAGAACGCTGATGAGTTCAAAATCTCCAACCAGGTCGCTCACAAGAAGCTAGAGAACGATGTAAAGGTCTCGATTTACAACCACGACGCTCACGAGATGTTAAATCAATACGGAGCAGAATTCCAGATTTCAAAACAAGACGCTCACGAGAGGTTATAAAACAAAGACGCTGCAAAGATCTTGATTTCCAACCAGTACGCTTACGAGATGGAGAATGAACACGATGCAGAGTTGTGGATTTCCAACCGATTGCAAGATGCTCGTAGTTGAAATACGCACAAGTGATTGAACAGTTGACTCAAGCTTTTTATATCGGAACCTTGCTATAGAACCTACCTAtagatgatcccgctgtggcctatcacagttcacagggagacatcacacccactccattgtataacgttatggcgtcaccattttttttttattaaataaagtaaaagccTTTTTTTGTAATGGCTGTTGTAATCCCCATGTAGGCTGTGGCGACAGATGGCATCTCCTTTTGTAAAGTCatgttatggcgtcaccttttttaATGTCATTATGTCCTCCCCTTTGTCATTGTAATGTATTATAAAGACCCCCTTTATTTATAATGTAGACACCACATCACAGACTATTGCGACACAATGGCATCTCCTTTGTAAAGTCATGTCCTGAGGTCACTTTTTTAGTGttataatgtaatgtaaaggcgtctccttttgtaattgttATGTATTGTAAAGACCTCCTTTATGGAATGTACACACCACCTCCCAGGCTTTATCAGGACAGAGGGAGTCACCTTTTGTAATAgcgtatccttttttttattttaggtaatACTTTATCACTTGGCGGTCCCCTATCCTTTGTAATTGCATATTTTATTGTATTAATCAGGCGATATGTATTGGACCTAGGCTATCATAGTATGGGAAGTTTATGTGATCGTGGTAAATTGATATTTTCCAAGAAAACGTTTAAAATTTAAATCTATTACGGGCGTCACTGCAATGTattgtaaaggcgtctcctttttaatgtacaacgcctacctggctagagcaagacgctgcgactgcccctatgatcgttgctggcgtcgttgcttttggtgtcaaacacaacgatacacgccaatcgaacgacaaaataaagttctgaactttcagcgccgactagcgacatcacagcgggatccagatcgctgctgcgtgtcaaacacaacgatatcgctaacgaggacgctgttacgtcacagatcgttgtcgttcttgttgtaaaatcgtctagtgtgacggtacctttagcgtactaagagaatcgctagttctgttgccatcagtactatacaaccaaaatttctgttatctgtgaccttgatctgctcattatcatcattttctgtcatggcatttgtggattcaggcgccgctctgaacttaatggacttagaatttgccagacgttgtggttttcccttgcagcctttgcagaaccctatttctttgaggggcattgatgctacaccgttggctaaaaataaacctcagttttggacacagctgaccatgtgcatggcgccagcccatcaggaagattgtcgttttctggtgttgcataatttgcatgatgatattgtgctgggttttccatggttacagctacataatccggtgttagactggaaatccatgtctgtgactagttggggttgtcaggggttcatgatcaggttcctttgatgtcaatatcctcttccccctctgctgaagttcctgagtttttgtcagactttcaggatgtattcgatgagcccaagtccagctcccttccaccgcatagggactgtgattgtgctattgacttgattccaggttgtaagttccctaagggtcgacttttcaacctgtctgtgcctgaacatgccgccatgcggagctatattaaggagtctttggagaaagggcttattcggccatcttcttcaccggtgggagcggggttcttttttgttgccaagaaggatggatccttgagaccctgtattgattatcgcctcttgaataagatcacggttaaatttcaatatcccttgcctttgcttactgatttgtttgctaggattaaggggtctagctggattactaagattgaccttcgaggggcatataatcttattcgtatcaagcagggtgacgaatggaaaactgcatttaatatgcccgaaggccattttgaataccttgtgatgccattcggactctctaatgccccatctgtgttccaatccttcatgcatgatatctttcggagttatcttgataaattcatggttgtatatttggatgatattttgattttttccaatgattgggagtctcatgtgaaacaggtcaggatggtatttcagatcctccgtaataatgctttgtttgtgaaggggtcaaagtgcctctttggagtgcagaaggtttcttttttgggtttcattttttctccctcatctatagaaatggatccggttaaggttcaggccattcatgattggattcagcccacatctgtgaagagccttcagaaattcttgggctttgctaatttttatcgtcgtttcattgccaacttctccagtgtggttaaacctctaaccgatttgaccaagaaaggcgctgatgtgacgcattggtcctccgcggctgtttctgcctttcaggagcttaaacgctgatttacttctgcccctgtgttgcgtcagccagatgtttctcttccatttcaggttgaggttgacgcatctgagattggggcaggggccgttttgtctcagaggaattctgatggttccttgataaaaccgtgtgccttcctttctcagaagttttcgcctgcagaacgcaattatgatgtcggcaatcgggagttgttggctatgaagtgggcatttgaggagtggcgacattggcttgagggggccaagcaccgtactatggtcctgaccgatcataagaatctgatttaccccgagtctgccaaacggctgaatcctagacaggctcgatggtccctgtttttctcccgttttgattttgtggtctcgtacattcctggtactaagaatgttaaggcggatgccctctctaggagtttttttcctgattcccctggggttcttgagccggtcggcattttgaaggaaggggtgattctttctgccatctcccctgatttgcgacgagttcttcaggaatttcaggctgataagcctgaccgctgtcctgtggggaaactgtttgttcctgatagatggactactaaagtgatttctgaggttcattgttctgtgttggctggccatcctgggatttttggtaccagagatttggttagtaggtccttttggtggccttctttgtcgtgggatgtgcgttcttttgtgcagtcctgtgggatttgtgcgcgggctaagctttgctgttcccgcgctagtgggttgcttttgcaattaccggtccccgagaggccctggacacatatttctatggattttatttcctatcttcctgtttcccaaagaatgtcggttatctgggttgtctgtgaccgattttctaagatggttcatttggtgcctttgcctaaattgccttcttcttctgatttggttcctttgttttttcagcatgtggtgcgtttgcatggtattccagagaatattgtgtcaaacagatgttcccagtttgtttcttggttttggcgggctttttgtgccaagctgggcattgatttgtctttttcttctgcatttcatcctcagacaaatggccagattgagcgaactaatcagaccttggagacctatttgagatgctttgtgtctgctgatcaggatgattgggtggcttttttgccattggccatttgcccttaataatcgggctagtttggctactttggtttcgccttttttttgtaattttggttttcatcctcattt
This region of Ranitomeya imitator isolate aRanImi1 chromosome 1, aRanImi1.pri, whole genome shotgun sequence genomic DNA includes:
- the LOC138662716 gene encoding uncharacterized protein: MSANEQDCVRALIEMYRSLPCLWKIKSADYSNRYKKKDAYENLVAIYKEHHPTETVDEHIVRKKIQALRTVYKKELNKVEKSLKSGAGTDDVYVPKLWYYDLLAFTRDQEIPRPCQTVTSICAPSPEENLPESPDEHVPLQQRERPEGNDVQSHQSSRSPCLEDQTRPQRPSRKRKSTAGTPVDLLAMANNILSKHAATQLSAFPTLVEERLKKLDVTQRSHAERLMFDVLNAAAAGKLSDTSMLNITERQPSSQFYLGPPQEPMHSTPVRRPGPHHSQFWTPPAPPSFADFSQGPPTSTDRYSEMGTYYQNL